From Deltaproteobacteria bacterium, a single genomic window includes:
- a CDS encoding sigma-54-dependent Fis family transcriptional regulator, producing MKTILAVDDEKNYLLVISTLLKEDGYEVITTQNPYRAVEILDETPLHLIITDMKMPGLSGIDILKAVKEKRPEIPVIVLTAFGTVETAVDAMRLGAYHYILKPFQNQEIKLVVNRAFKMVDLVEEKNLLNQELSARFGIKGFVAESGAMKNILSLVEQVAPARTTVLIHGESGTGKELIARAIHQKSSRAERPFIAVNCGALTETLLESELFGHEKGAFTGATMQKKGRFELADGGTLFLDEIGTTSPALQIRLLRVLQEQVFERVGGTRSIKVDVRIIAASNIDLKELIEKGGFREDLYYRLNVFTITIPPLRERKEDIIPLANYFLNIYSKEIGKQINSISRETIDPLINYQWPGNVRELKNVIERAVVVCRGHEIGCGELPMEIRHGSVKQMLSRTIDLTKPLPAAVEEFEMEIIKEALKRTGGVQAKAARLLGISPTNLQYKVNKYDLPEKAN from the coding sequence ATGAAAACCATACTTGCAGTAGATGATGAAAAGAACTACCTGCTTGTTATAAGCACCCTTTTAAAAGAAGATGGATACGAGGTCATTACCACACAAAATCCTTACAGGGCTGTTGAAATATTGGATGAAACCCCTCTCCATCTCATTATTACAGATATGAAGATGCCGGGTTTATCAGGCATAGATATACTCAAGGCTGTGAAGGAAAAAAGACCTGAAATCCCTGTCATAGTCCTTACAGCCTTTGGGACAGTTGAAACAGCAGTAGATGCAATGCGGCTTGGCGCATACCATTATATACTCAAGCCCTTCCAAAATCAGGAGATAAAACTTGTGGTGAACAGGGCATTTAAGATGGTTGACCTTGTGGAGGAGAAGAATCTCCTGAATCAGGAACTATCCGCAAGGTTCGGCATCAAAGGTTTTGTTGCAGAAAGCGGTGCAATGAAAAATATCTTAAGCCTTGTAGAACAGGTTGCCCCTGCCAGAACCACAGTTCTGATACATGGAGAGAGCGGGACGGGAAAGGAACTTATTGCAAGGGCAATCCATCAGAAGAGTTCAAGGGCAGAAAGACCGTTTATTGCTGTAAACTGCGGAGCACTCACAGAGACACTCCTTGAAAGCGAACTCTTTGGACATGAAAAGGGGGCTTTCACAGGTGCAACTATGCAAAAGAAAGGTAGATTTGAACTCGCAGACGGAGGCACCCTCTTTCTCGATGAGATAGGGACAACATCACCTGCCCTTCAGATAAGGCTCTTGAGGGTTTTGCAGGAACAGGTATTTGAACGGGTGGGTGGAACGAGAAGCATAAAGGTAGATGTGAGGATAATTGCTGCAAGTAATATAGACCTTAAGGAACTCATAGAAAAAGGGGGTTTCAGGGAAGACCTCTATTACAGGTTGAATGTCTTTACAATCACCATACCGCCTTTAAGGGAGAGGAAAGAGGATATAATACCGCTGGCAAACTACTTTTTAAATATCTATTCAAAGGAGATTGGCAAACAGATTAACTCTATCTCCAGAGAAACTATAGACCCTCTTATAAACTATCAATGGCCAGGTAATGTGAGGGAACTTAAAAATGTTATAGAGAGGGCGGTTGTTGTTTGCAGGGGACATGAGATAGGATGTGGGGAACTTCCCATGGAGATTAGGCATGGAAGTGTAAAACAGATGCTGTCCAGGACTATAGACCTTACAAAACCTTTGCCTGCCGCTGTAGAGGAGTTTGAAATGGAGATTATAAAAGAGGCATTAAAAAGGACAGGAGGGGTTCAGGCAAAGGCTGCAAGACTCCTTGGTATAAGCCCTACAAACCTTCAGTATAAAGTTAATAAATACGACTTGCCTGAAAAAGCCAATTAA
- a CDS encoding HAMP domain-containing protein produces the protein MIEKIRKSLAIKISLLFLVAIIPPYFLTSLLYFQNSREAIYSEIVRGLKAETELIRENIDARLFLLRSNVMAWAGLEVMKDILTDDVDKRITSVLEGFKRDYRLTGEIYAIGKNGDVVASSNPLYIGRNIKDEYLVRGLSGEIIEIDAHSSKISSRQVISFIAPINPSFLGSKPIGAIVLEYEVNGLKDVLAIGGIPILAVLNKKGEVVVSSQEGAVEKTGITDYIDGKGTATAASSRGYIVALSVSKGYFDFKGFGWRLAGAVDEYEVLSPVRWVEKESLLLGISGAVVIFILIFVFANRAVRPLKELSIMADHIARTKDFTSGFVGTKRSDEVGKLAHAFNHMVEETKGYISKLKEMEEGVRRADRLSALGELSAGMAHEIKNPLGIIKSSADMLRTWLEKDLRCSPLASVISEESDRLAKILEAFLQFARPRPPQIAPCQINDVVKKSVSLLSPDIKKSGIIMEVELDDAVPIIKADADQLHQVFVNLIINAIQAMPEGGRLLVSSMFNPIFNTGQDAKSKTYDFVEIAFSDTGSGISQEYKDKIFNPFFTTKEKGSGLGLAIVQRIIEGHKGWIRVWQGTPSGITFRIYLPAPAAAYSNHGEEGIK, from the coding sequence ATGATAGAAAAGATAAGGAAAAGCCTTGCTATTAAAATATCCCTTCTCTTTCTGGTTGCTATTATACCGCCCTATTTTCTGACGAGCCTTTTGTATTTTCAAAACTCAAGAGAGGCAATATACAGTGAGATAGTCAGGGGATTAAAGGCAGAGACAGAACTAATCAGGGAAAATATAGATGCAAGACTCTTCCTCTTGCGGAGCAATGTAATGGCATGGGCAGGTCTTGAGGTAATGAAGGATATACTTACTGATGATGTGGATAAGAGGATTACATCTGTCCTTGAAGGTTTTAAAAGGGACTACAGATTGACAGGCGAAATATATGCTATAGGCAAAAATGGGGATGTAGTAGCGTCCAGTAATCCGCTATACATAGGCAGGAATATAAAAGATGAATATCTTGTGAGGGGTTTATCAGGAGAGATAATTGAGATTGATGCCCATTCTTCTAAAATAAGCAGCAGGCAGGTTATATCCTTTATTGCACCTATAAATCCATCCTTTCTTGGTTCAAAGCCAATAGGCGCCATTGTTCTGGAATATGAAGTTAATGGTCTTAAGGATGTCCTTGCAATAGGCGGCATACCCATCCTTGCTGTATTAAATAAAAAGGGTGAGGTGGTGGTATCATCACAGGAAGGGGCTGTTGAGAAGACAGGCATTACAGATTACATAGACGGAAAAGGGACAGCAACAGCAGCCTCTTCTAGAGGTTACATTGTAGCCCTTTCAGTGTCAAAAGGGTATTTTGATTTTAAGGGATTTGGATGGAGGTTAGCCGGGGCAGTAGATGAGTACGAGGTGCTTTCACCTGTAAGATGGGTGGAGAAGGAAAGTCTTTTACTGGGTATATCAGGTGCGGTTGTTATATTTATCCTTATATTTGTATTTGCAAACAGGGCTGTCAGACCTTTAAAAGAACTCTCTATTATGGCAGACCATATAGCAAGGACAAAGGATTTTACCTCTGGTTTTGTAGGCACTAAAAGGAGTGACGAAGTCGGCAAACTTGCACATGCCTTTAACCATATGGTGGAGGAGACAAAGGGTTACATAAGCAAACTAAAAGAGATGGAAGAGGGGGTTAGAAGGGCAGACAGGCTCTCTGCCCTTGGTGAACTCTCTGCAGGTATGGCACATGAGATTAAAAATCCACTAGGGATCATAAAAAGTTCTGCTGATATGTTAAGGACATGGCTGGAAAAGGATTTAAGATGTAGTCCTCTGGCATCTGTTATATCAGAGGAGTCTGACCGTCTTGCAAAGATACTTGAGGCATTCCTCCAGTTTGCAAGGCCAAGGCCGCCGCAGATAGCACCGTGTCAGATAAATGATGTGGTGAAAAAATCTGTAAGCCTGTTAAGTCCTGATATTAAAAAGTCAGGTATAATAATGGAAGTTGAACTTGATGATGCCGTCCCAATAATTAAAGCTGATGCGGACCAGTTGCATCAGGTCTTTGTAAACCTTATAATCAATGCCATACAGGCAATGCCGGAAGGCGGGAGACTATTAGTAAGTTCAATGTTCAACCCCATATTTAATACAGGGCAAGATGCAAAATCCAAGACTTATGATTTTGTAGAAATAGCCTTTTCTGATACAGGTTCTGGCATATCGCAGGAATATAAAGATAAGATATTCAACCCCTTTTTTACAACAAAGGAAAAAGGTTCAGGTCTTGGTCTTGCTATTGTTCAGCGGATAATAGAAGGACATAAAGGCTGGATAAGGGTTTGGCAAGGGACACCTTCAGGAATTACATTCAGGATATATCTGCCTGCGCCTGCGGCTGCATATTCTAATCATGGAGAAGAGGGGATAAAATGA
- the hisD gene encoding histidinol dehydrogenase: MKVFSANREDFVRFIDTIIKRGQSDTSDIEKIVRTILTDVKRNGDNAVLKYTNKFDSTAIKHGYKLKVTRQEIKNALKIIPAKDLKILNLAAKRIDRFHKKQLQKSWSYTDKDGTTLGQMVAPIEKVGIYVPGGKASYPSTVLMNAIPSRIAGVKKIIMVTPPSKDGVNPYVLASAGIAGVDEIYTIGGAQAIAALAYGTDTIPRVDKIVGPGNIYVATAKRLVFGTVDIDMIAGPSEILIINDGAGDPSWIAADLLSQAEHDELASSILLTTSKDMADAVTQEIDKQFKTLKRKDIARKSIDNSGAIIIIKDLNEAADISNRIAPEHLELFVKKPFELLKKIKNAGAIFLGPYTPEALGDYMAGPNHTLPTGGTARFSSPLGVEDFVKRSSIISFSKKGLEKLGKDVIRFADIEGLEAHGKSAGIRLHGEKNAKKSKDT; this comes from the coding sequence ATGAAGGTTTTTTCTGCAAATAGGGAAGATTTTGTCCGATTTATTGATACTATCATAAAAAGAGGTCAGTCCGATACATCTGATATTGAAAAGATTGTCCGAACCATCCTCACGGATGTTAAACGAAATGGTGATAATGCAGTTCTGAAATATACAAATAAATTTGACAGCACTGCCATAAAACATGGATACAAATTAAAGGTTACCAGACAAGAAATAAAGAATGCCCTAAAAATAATCCCGGCAAAAGACCTCAAAATACTGAATCTTGCAGCCAAAAGGATTGATAGATTTCATAAAAAACAACTCCAGAAATCATGGTCTTATACCGATAAGGATGGAACTACTCTGGGACAGATGGTTGCACCTATTGAAAAGGTTGGAATATATGTGCCGGGTGGAAAGGCTTCTTATCCATCAACAGTCCTAATGAATGCCATACCATCAAGGATCGCAGGGGTAAAAAAAATCATTATGGTAACACCTCCATCAAAGGACGGCGTAAACCCTTATGTCCTTGCATCAGCAGGCATTGCAGGTGTAGATGAGATTTATACAATCGGAGGTGCGCAGGCAATTGCTGCCCTTGCATACGGAACAGATACAATCCCAAGGGTTGATAAAATTGTTGGTCCAGGAAACATCTATGTGGCAACTGCAAAGAGACTTGTATTTGGCACTGTTGATATTGATATGATTGCAGGGCCTAGTGAGATATTGATTATAAATGATGGCGCTGGAGACCCTTCATGGATTGCAGCGGATTTACTATCTCAGGCAGAGCATGATGAACTTGCGTCAAGCATACTTCTGACAACATCAAAAGATATGGCAGATGCTGTGACACAAGAGATTGATAAACAATTTAAGACCTTAAAACGGAAAGATATTGCCAGAAAATCTATTGATAATTCTGGTGCAATCATTATTATAAAAGACTTAAATGAGGCAGCAGATATTTCTAACAGGATTGCCCCTGAACACCTTGAACTTTTTGTAAAAAAACCTTTTGAACTTCTAAAAAAGATTAAAAATGCAGGGGCAATCTTTTTAGGACCTTACACCCCTGAGGCACTTGGTGATTATATGGCAGGACCAAATCATACCCTTCCAACAGGCGGCACAGCAAGGTTTTCTTCTCCTTTGGGTGTAGAAGATTTTGTAAAACGTTCCAGCATTATTTCCTTTTCTAAAAAAGGACTTGAAAAACTTGGCAAAGATGTAATAAGGTTTGCAGATATAGAGGGACTAGAGGCACATGGTAAGAGTGCAGGGATAAGACTGCATGGAGAAAAAAATGCCAAGAAAAGCAAAGATACTTAG